One part of the Salinimonas iocasae genome encodes these proteins:
- a CDS encoding S9 family peptidase has translation MGIKRTWLGLSAALLSTLTYGQTKDNALPDTLQYNDVFNIEYASSPFFGQDDETLYYVRRSMDIMSDRTLSSLWQIDLDGNAHRPFLTDKGNIYQPVLSPDGTKLAFVSDHGGSAQLYVHYMDSGLQAKLTNLQEGPSNIVWSPDSEQLAFTAFTPAQPETLFKGMPGKPEGAKWAETAKYIERTEYRSDGAGYLRDGHSQIYILPVAGGTARQLTTGDYPNSGNLSFSGDGKWIYFAGDRAENYALHPLRSDVFRVNTTSRKVEQVTTVEGPEGNPKVSPDGKYLAFTQLNDRKKSYQNSDLVIMKLPSGNMTRLTSDLDRSIGAFEWADDSRSLVFAYQDKGQTRLARTSLKGKVSKLDVTIGGQSLGRPYTSGEFALASDGTIAYTTDDPLRPADLAVADKKGKSTVLTQLNEDAFGHLNLANVESLPVKASVDDRDIDAWIAYPPNYDKNKSYPMILEIHGGPHAAYGPHFSMEIQLMAANGYVVVWSNPRGSSSYGEEFGNLIHHNYPSDDYQDLMDVVDAAVAKGNIDKDNLFITGGSGGGVLTAWSIGKTDRFSAAVVAKPVINWMSFALTADAYPYFSQYWMPGKPWEVADHLWEHSPLSLVGNVKTPTLLLTGESDYRTPISESEQFYQALRLQGVESAMVRIPGASHGIAAKPSRLIQKVGNILAWFERYRSDKRSDKSE, from the coding sequence ATGGGGATTAAACGAACCTGGCTGGGACTCAGCGCAGCGCTGCTTTCCACGCTGACGTACGGGCAAACTAAAGACAACGCATTGCCTGACACACTACAGTACAATGATGTGTTCAACATCGAATATGCCTCATCTCCCTTTTTTGGTCAGGACGATGAAACGCTGTATTACGTGCGTCGCAGCATGGATATCATGTCTGACAGAACATTGTCTTCACTATGGCAAATCGACCTGGACGGCAACGCCCATCGGCCGTTCCTTACTGATAAAGGCAACATCTATCAGCCTGTTCTCTCCCCCGATGGCACCAAACTGGCTTTTGTCAGCGACCACGGCGGCAGCGCGCAATTGTACGTCCACTATATGGACAGTGGGTTGCAGGCGAAGCTGACTAACCTGCAGGAAGGCCCGTCGAATATTGTTTGGTCTCCCGATAGCGAACAACTTGCATTCACTGCCTTCACCCCCGCACAGCCTGAAACGCTTTTTAAAGGAATGCCAGGCAAACCGGAAGGCGCGAAATGGGCCGAGACAGCGAAATATATCGAGCGCACAGAATACCGCTCAGATGGTGCCGGTTACCTTCGGGATGGCCATAGCCAGATTTATATTCTACCTGTAGCCGGTGGTACGGCGCGACAACTGACCACCGGGGATTATCCTAACAGTGGCAATCTGAGTTTCTCCGGTGACGGCAAGTGGATTTATTTTGCCGGCGATCGCGCTGAAAACTACGCCCTTCACCCATTGCGTTCAGATGTATTTCGGGTGAACACCACCAGTCGTAAGGTTGAACAGGTAACAACCGTTGAAGGTCCGGAGGGCAATCCAAAGGTCAGTCCCGATGGTAAATACCTGGCATTCACACAGCTTAACGATCGCAAGAAGTCTTATCAAAATAGCGATCTGGTTATCATGAAACTGCCATCCGGTAACATGACGCGCCTCACCAGCGACCTGGATCGAAGCATTGGTGCGTTTGAATGGGCAGATGACAGTCGCTCTCTGGTATTTGCTTATCAGGATAAAGGCCAGACCCGACTTGCCCGTACCAGTTTGAAAGGAAAAGTCAGTAAGCTTGATGTCACAATTGGCGGGCAGTCGCTTGGCAGACCCTATACCTCTGGTGAGTTTGCACTGGCCAGCGACGGGACAATTGCTTACACCACCGACGACCCGCTGCGCCCGGCTGATTTAGCCGTAGCAGATAAAAAGGGTAAAAGTACCGTACTGACGCAACTTAACGAAGATGCGTTCGGCCACCTGAATCTGGCTAATGTTGAAAGCCTGCCAGTCAAAGCGTCGGTAGATGATCGTGATATTGATGCCTGGATTGCCTATCCACCCAATTACGACAAAAATAAGTCCTACCCGATGATTCTTGAAATCCACGGTGGCCCGCACGCGGCGTATGGTCCGCATTTTTCCATGGAAATTCAGCTCATGGCGGCCAATGGTTACGTTGTCGTCTGGTCAAATCCTCGCGGGAGCTCATCTTACGGTGAAGAATTTGGCAATCTTATCCATCATAATTATCCCTCCGACGACTATCAGGATCTGATGGACGTGGTAGATGCTGCTGTAGCAAAAGGCAATATCGACAAAGATAATCTGTTTATTACCGGTGGCTCCGGTGGCGGTGTACTGACAGCCTGGTCAATTGGTAAAACGGATCGCTTCTCTGCGGCGGTGGTTGCCAAGCCGGTTATTAACTGGATGAGCTTTGCGCTGACAGCTGATGCCTATCCTTACTTTTCTCAGTATTGGATGCCGGGTAAGCCATGGGAAGTCGCAGATCATCTGTGGGAGCACTCGCCGCTGTCGTTAGTGGGCAACGTAAAAACGCCTACATTACTGCTAACCGGTGAGTCTGATTACCGCACGCCAATCAGTGAGTCGGAGCAGTTTTATCAGGCGCTTCGATTACAGGGTGTAGAGTCTGCTATGGTAAGAATCCCCGGCGCCTCGCACGGTATTGCTGCGAAGCCATCCAGACTGATTCAGAAAGTCGGTAATATTCTGGCATGGTTTGAACGATATCGTTCAGATAAGCGCTCCGATAAGTCTGAATAA
- the sodC gene encoding superoxide dismutase family protein has product MKRFLTALPFTLAALSAQAMSDAKTIEMMDPESGEKMGTVTIEEHDDGLVFTPSLTGLEPGGHGFHVHENPSCESAMKNGDETPAGAAGSHYDPEKTDSHGYPWSDNSHMGDLPLLYVGEDGDAKHPVIATRLSMSDIEDRALMVHAGGDNYSDSPEKLGGGGARALCGVIK; this is encoded by the coding sequence ATGAAAAGATTTTTAACAGCACTTCCGTTTACACTGGCTGCACTGAGCGCGCAGGCAATGTCTGATGCGAAAACTATCGAGATGATGGACCCCGAATCCGGTGAGAAGATGGGGACGGTTACGATTGAAGAGCATGACGATGGTCTGGTGTTTACGCCTTCCCTGACAGGACTGGAGCCCGGCGGTCACGGCTTTCACGTACATGAAAATCCTTCGTGTGAAAGTGCAATGAAAAACGGTGATGAAACGCCCGCCGGTGCTGCTGGCAGCCATTACGACCCGGAAAAAACGGATTCACACGGTTATCCATGGTCTGATAACAGCCACATGGGTGATCTACCGCTACTTTACGTCGGTGAAGACGGCGACGCTAAACATCCGGTGATTGCGACACGCCTTTCTATGAGCGACATAGAAGACCGTGCTCTGATGGTGCATGCTGGTGGCGACAACTATTCAGACTCACCTGAAAAACTCGGTGGAGGCGGCGCCCGTGCGCTTTGCGGTGTAATTAAATAA
- a CDS encoding amidase produces MKAKSTKTALVVAALTVGILSGCTSSNRTAESVPAEPVATDYQPSRALAMTLPQISEALADGTVTSRELVAQYLARIDAVDKRGPGLNSVLTLNPDALDIATALDEQREVGQILGPLHGVPVLLKDNIESKDAMPTTAGALALQNNVTGRDSPLVAGLRAQGAIILGKTNLSQWANFRSEHSMSGWSALGGQVRNPHMLDRNPCGSSSGSGAAMAASLAAATVGTETNGSITCPSTVNGIVGFKPSVGIVPQDFIVPISHSQDTAGPMTKTVTGAAMMMNAMATETPQTDYTSRLNDDALEGVRVGVLRFATGSDARIQALFDRALKDLEAAGAVLVDINEEPQTPDNFGKMAYDLLKYEFKSGINDYLASTASEQVEPRSLEALIAYNEAHASDELALFDQSIFVASQDMDSLDSDGYRESVRQVQQISRKNIDALLANEDVDVLVAPTGVIAPRVDPINGDVWPGGWPGYGSAAARAGYPHTTVPMGGVHALPVGLSFIGSNLQDANVLSYAYAYEQVSQRRLTPQYYENAEALVDINRAMNPSR; encoded by the coding sequence ATGAAGGCAAAATCAACAAAGACTGCATTAGTTGTAGCAGCACTAACCGTGGGAATACTCAGTGGGTGTACCTCTTCAAATCGTACCGCAGAATCAGTTCCTGCAGAGCCGGTAGCTACTGATTATCAGCCCTCCCGCGCATTAGCAATGACACTTCCACAGATATCCGAGGCGCTGGCGGATGGGACGGTGACATCTCGGGAGCTGGTGGCCCAGTATCTTGCAAGAATTGACGCGGTAGATAAACGTGGCCCGGGCTTAAATAGTGTGCTGACGCTTAATCCCGATGCATTAGATATTGCCACAGCGCTGGACGAGCAGCGCGAGGTCGGTCAGATTCTGGGGCCTTTACATGGTGTCCCCGTACTGCTTAAGGATAACATCGAATCCAAAGATGCGATGCCAACCACGGCCGGCGCTCTGGCGCTGCAAAATAATGTAACCGGACGGGACAGTCCGCTGGTTGCCGGTCTGCGTGCACAGGGGGCTATTATTCTTGGTAAGACGAACTTAAGCCAGTGGGCTAACTTTCGCTCCGAACACTCCATGAGCGGCTGGTCTGCGCTGGGTGGTCAGGTGAGAAATCCTCACATGTTGGACAGGAACCCCTGCGGCTCAAGCTCCGGATCCGGCGCTGCGATGGCGGCATCTTTGGCTGCAGCAACTGTCGGTACAGAAACCAATGGATCTATCACCTGCCCTTCCACAGTTAACGGCATTGTAGGGTTTAAGCCCAGTGTCGGCATTGTGCCGCAGGACTTTATTGTGCCAATTTCTCATTCTCAGGATACAGCCGGCCCGATGACCAAAACTGTCACTGGTGCTGCAATGATGATGAATGCAATGGCGACAGAAACTCCGCAGACAGACTATACAAGTCGGTTAAATGACGACGCGCTGGAGGGCGTCAGGGTTGGCGTACTGCGCTTTGCTACCGGCTCAGATGCCCGTATTCAGGCACTTTTTGATCGCGCTCTAAAAGACCTGGAAGCGGCAGGTGCGGTGCTGGTAGATATAAATGAAGAGCCTCAGACGCCGGATAATTTCGGTAAGATGGCTTACGACCTGCTTAAATACGAATTCAAATCGGGCATAAACGATTACCTCGCCTCTACTGCATCTGAACAGGTTGAGCCCCGCTCGCTGGAAGCATTGATTGCGTATAATGAAGCGCATGCCAGTGATGAACTGGCATTATTCGATCAAAGCATTTTTGTTGCATCACAGGACATGGACTCTCTGGACAGCGACGGTTACCGGGAAAGCGTCAGGCAGGTACAGCAGATCAGCCGTAAAAACATTGATGCGTTGCTGGCTAACGAAGATGTCGATGTTTTAGTAGCACCAACCGGCGTTATCGCACCACGGGTCGATCCCATCAACGGTGACGTGTGGCCAGGTGGCTGGCCGGGATATGGCTCTGCTGCTGCACGAGCAGGTTATCCGCATACTACAGTTCCCATGGGTGGTGTGCACGCCTTACCTGTCGGGCTGTCCTTTATCGGCAGTAACCTGCAGGATGCCAATGTTCTTTCTTACGCCTACGCGTACGAACAGGTATCGCAACGCAGACTGACGCCGCAATATTACGAAAATGCAGAAGCGCTGGTAGATATTAACCGCGCGATGAATCCATCCCGTTAA
- a CDS encoding PQQ-dependent sugar dehydrogenase has product MKKTTIAKSLAALLPGLFLVAGASAQASDNIQVKELATKLANPWGMTFLPDGDLLLTERKGSIRRFSFENGLSEPVANTPAVEAVNQGGMLDILADPDYASNQTIYFCYSRKGEGGNSSSVAKATLKDNALEGVTTLFVAEPLVDNGFHFGCRLAFDADKNLYITLGDRYKYMDEAQNTDNHLGKIVRIRPDGAVPEDNPFVDGQAPEVFTYGHRNVQGLTVHPKTGDVWAMEHGPQGGDEVNKLSKGANYGWPVITYGIDYDDSIISEKTEQKGMEQPVIYWDPSIAPSGMAFYDKSAFADWQGDLLVGALKFTHLRRIEMEGDKPGEQHEYLKDRGERIRDVEVGPDGLIYVLTDAPKGKLLQLSPAK; this is encoded by the coding sequence ATGAAAAAAACAACTATTGCAAAAAGCCTGGCAGCCTTGCTGCCGGGTCTTTTTTTGGTTGCCGGCGCCAGCGCGCAGGCTTCAGACAATATTCAGGTTAAAGAACTGGCGACCAAACTTGCCAATCCCTGGGGGATGACTTTTCTGCCTGACGGTGATTTATTGCTGACCGAGCGAAAAGGCAGTATTCGCCGCTTCTCATTTGAGAACGGGTTGAGCGAACCTGTTGCGAATACCCCTGCTGTAGAAGCGGTTAATCAGGGAGGAATGCTGGACATTTTGGCAGATCCTGATTATGCCTCTAATCAGACAATCTACTTTTGCTACAGCCGTAAAGGCGAGGGCGGCAACAGTAGCTCTGTTGCTAAAGCAACACTGAAGGATAATGCGCTGGAAGGTGTCACAACATTGTTCGTGGCAGAGCCTCTGGTGGATAACGGGTTTCACTTTGGCTGCCGCTTAGCGTTTGATGCCGACAAGAACTTATATATCACATTAGGTGATCGCTATAAGTATATGGATGAAGCGCAAAACACTGATAACCATTTGGGGAAAATCGTCAGAATACGCCCGGATGGCGCGGTGCCTGAGGATAATCCATTTGTTGATGGGCAGGCGCCTGAGGTGTTCACCTATGGCCATCGAAATGTCCAGGGGTTAACGGTACACCCGAAAACCGGCGACGTCTGGGCAATGGAACATGGTCCGCAAGGTGGTGATGAGGTCAACAAGCTGTCCAAAGGCGCCAATTATGGCTGGCCGGTCATTACCTACGGTATTGATTATGACGACAGTATCATTTCTGAAAAAACTGAGCAGAAAGGTATGGAGCAACCGGTGATTTACTGGGATCCCTCCATCGCACCCAGCGGTATGGCCTTTTACGACAAGTCTGCTTTTGCTGACTGGCAGGGCGATTTGCTGGTAGGTGCGCTTAAGTTTACCCACTTGCGACGCATTGAAATGGAAGGTGACAAACCCGGTGAACAGCACGAATACTTAAAAGATCGCGGTGAGCGTATTCGCGATGTTGAGGTCGGTCCTGACGGGCTTATCTACGTGCTTACCGATGCACCCAAAGGCAAGCTGCTTCAGCTTTCGCCAGCTAAATAA
- a CDS encoding Dps family protein, whose amino-acid sequence MSKIDIGISEADRNSVAEGLKKLLADSYTLYLQTHNFHWNVSGPQFRTLHLMFEEHYTELAEAVDDIAERIRTLGVVAPGTYKAFSELSSIEEVEGVPEATEMVQLLCHGHEQVVKTSREALKMAQEADDESSIALISDRMRIHEKTAWMLRAQTSS is encoded by the coding sequence ATGAGCAAGATTGATATTGGTATTTCTGAAGCAGATAGAAACAGTGTGGCAGAAGGGCTGAAAAAGCTGCTGGCAGATTCTTATACGCTTTATTTGCAAACCCACAATTTTCACTGGAATGTGTCGGGACCGCAATTTCGTACCCTGCATTTAATGTTTGAAGAGCACTATACAGAATTGGCAGAGGCTGTAGACGATATTGCTGAGCGTATCCGCACACTGGGCGTAGTCGCACCAGGCACTTATAAAGCATTTTCAGAGCTCAGCTCCATAGAAGAGGTTGAAGGCGTACCAGAAGCAACAGAGATGGTTCAACTGCTGTGCCATGGCCATGAGCAGGTGGTTAAAACCAGTCGCGAAGCGCTCAAAATGGCGCAGGAAGCTGATGATGAATCCTCTATCGCACTAATTTCAGACCGTATGCGCATTCACGAAAAGACGGCGTGGATGCTGCGAGCACAAACTTCCAGCTAA
- a CDS encoding copper chaperone PCu(A)C, with protein sequence MAQQPSQIAISDSYLSATFPMANSAAGYFTLTNTSDEPVVVTGISVSSTIAKGASLHETVVDDEIVSMRPLHKLTLNAGQTVRFEAGGKHIMLTGLNKPLTVKMTVDVTFLLGNRPPVSQTFQVHPAEHDKAKSQHDHH encoded by the coding sequence ATGGCTCAGCAACCATCTCAAATCGCAATATCTGACAGCTATTTATCAGCAACATTCCCCATGGCTAATTCTGCTGCCGGCTATTTTACCCTGACAAATACCAGCGATGAGCCAGTTGTAGTGACGGGGATCTCTGTAAGCAGTACCATCGCCAAAGGAGCTAGCTTGCATGAAACAGTGGTAGACGATGAGATAGTCAGTATGCGGCCCTTGCATAAGCTAACGCTTAATGCTGGTCAGACAGTCAGGTTTGAAGCGGGCGGAAAACACATCATGCTCACCGGACTTAATAAACCCTTAACCGTGAAAATGACGGTAGATGTGACATTTCTTTTGGGTAATCGCCCACCGGTCAGCCAGACATTCCAGGTACATCCAGCCGAACACGATAAGGCAAAGTCGCAGCATGATCACCACTGA
- a CDS encoding 5-(carboxyamino)imidazole ribonucleotide synthase has product MRVLVYGAGQLAQMMYLAGVPLGIDVQAVDVKDDTVVHPVSKRPLEQNLVQAIESSDALTVEFEHVPERLLEQAAKTDKLMPSMDAILVGADRVREKHLLERFSIPNCPHRIVTHLDQLDDCVKTLGDKLIIKASRDGYDGYGQWRLKDASQLESIKDALSGLDLEAVPLVVEKMLQFERELSLIGVRSRSGEIKVYPLAENLHHNGQLHVSVAPASQVSEALAEQAQQIFTTLAEGMQYVGVLAVEMFQCGEELLVNELAPRVHNSGHWSLSGAHTSQFENHLRALVGLPLGDTRALSPSAMINVIGCSTFSRDLLSIPGCHLHWYGKSVREKRKMGHINVTADSYAQLGEKLHKLSGYVPTEYFPELEKEADRLLTFK; this is encoded by the coding sequence ATGAGAGTACTCGTGTATGGCGCCGGTCAGCTGGCGCAAATGATGTATTTGGCAGGCGTTCCACTGGGTATTGATGTACAGGCGGTGGACGTTAAAGATGACACTGTTGTGCACCCGGTCAGTAAGCGACCGCTTGAACAGAATCTGGTTCAGGCCATCGAGTCTTCCGATGCGCTAACGGTTGAATTTGAGCATGTGCCTGAGCGTTTACTCGAACAGGCTGCCAAAACAGATAAGCTTATGCCGTCTATGGATGCGATACTGGTGGGGGCGGACCGCGTTCGTGAAAAACATTTGCTGGAAAGGTTCAGCATACCCAATTGCCCGCACAGAATCGTTACACATCTGGACCAGTTGGACGATTGCGTCAAAACACTCGGCGATAAGCTGATTATTAAAGCGAGTCGCGATGGTTATGATGGTTACGGTCAGTGGCGCCTGAAAGACGCCAGCCAGTTAGAAAGCATCAAAGACGCTCTGTCAGGGCTGGATCTGGAAGCCGTTCCACTGGTTGTCGAGAAAATGCTGCAATTCGAGCGCGAACTGTCGCTAATTGGTGTGCGCAGTCGAAGCGGAGAAATTAAGGTCTATCCTTTGGCCGAAAATCTTCATCATAACGGTCAGTTGCATGTCTCTGTTGCGCCAGCCAGCCAGGTAAGTGAAGCGTTAGCGGAGCAGGCACAGCAAATATTTACCACACTGGCAGAAGGCATGCAGTATGTGGGTGTGCTGGCCGTAGAAATGTTCCAGTGCGGTGAAGAGCTGTTGGTTAATGAACTGGCGCCACGCGTTCATAACTCGGGGCACTGGAGCCTCAGTGGTGCCCATACCAGTCAGTTTGAAAATCACTTGCGCGCGCTGGTCGGGCTGCCGCTAGGCGACACCCGTGCGTTGTCACCTTCGGCGATGATAAATGTTATTGGCTGCAGCACGTTTTCCAGAGATTTGCTCAGTATTCCAGGGTGTCACTTACACTGGTACGGTAAGTCGGTAAGAGAAAAGCGTAAAATGGGGCATATTAATGTCACCGCAGACAGCTATGCACAGCTGGGCGAAAAACTGCACAAATTGTCTGGCTATGTGCCCACCGAGTACTTTCCGGAGCTCGAAAAAGAAGCAGACAGACTGCTTACGTTCAAATAA
- the purE gene encoding 5-(carboxyamino)imidazole ribonucleotide mutase, giving the protein MAKVAIVMGSTSDWPTMQQAAKMLKAFGVEFEARVVSAHRTPNLLVEFAESAADEGFSCIIAGAGGAAHLPGMIAAHTHLPVFGCPVKSKALNGLDSLLSIVQMPKGVAVGTLAIGEAGAANAGLLAAQVVALQDNAVKDAIIAFRQNQTDTVLQNADLELDE; this is encoded by the coding sequence ATGGCTAAAGTCGCAATTGTTATGGGTTCTACATCCGATTGGCCTACCATGCAGCAGGCTGCGAAGATGTTAAAAGCATTTGGTGTGGAATTTGAGGCTCGTGTGGTCTCGGCCCATCGCACCCCTAATTTGCTGGTAGAGTTTGCTGAGTCAGCAGCTGATGAAGGTTTTAGCTGTATTATCGCCGGCGCTGGTGGTGCGGCGCACCTGCCGGGCATGATTGCTGCGCATACCCACTTACCCGTATTTGGTTGCCCGGTAAAATCAAAGGCACTGAACGGCCTGGATTCACTGTTATCGATTGTGCAAATGCCAAAAGGTGTTGCAGTGGGGACACTGGCGATCGGTGAGGCTGGCGCAGCTAATGCCGGACTTTTGGCCGCGCAGGTTGTTGCTTTGCAGGATAACGCTGTGAAGGACGCGATTATCGCGTTTCGTCAGAACCAGACAGACACCGTGTTGCAAAACGCGGATCTGGAGCTGGACGAATGA
- the nhaA gene encoding Na+/H+ antiporter NhaA, translating into MSLKKTVQQLNHVVTNFYRSESSAGIVLMAATALALFVANSPLEYWYNQLIEVPVVIAAGDWGIEKPLLLWINDGLMAVFFFHVGLELKREVCEGELSNPKEIVLPAAGAVGGMAIPALIYVWINWGDSQAMSGWAIPAATDIAFALGVLALLGSRVPASLKVFLVTLAIIDDIGAIVIIALFYTSNITETALYIAAGCLIVLWMMNRRNVVDLPSYILVGLVLWVALLKSGVHATLAGVVLAAFIPMRSHNDPSHSPVTKLEHELSASVSFAILPIFAFANAGINFGAIRPEGIFHPVTFGIFLGLTVGKQLGVFTFCWIVVKLGLAKLPADLKFRHIYGCSLLCGIGFTMSLFIGALAFEQSGVNRMFDERVGILAGSLVSAIAGYIVLYVIGRGKAEEAAQNAENVNEPEVITEPDSNQR; encoded by the coding sequence ATGAGTTTGAAAAAGACCGTACAACAGCTAAACCACGTTGTTACCAACTTCTACAGGAGCGAATCTTCTGCGGGTATCGTATTGATGGCTGCCACGGCGCTTGCGCTGTTTGTAGCTAACTCCCCGCTTGAATATTGGTATAACCAACTAATCGAAGTACCGGTAGTTATTGCAGCCGGTGACTGGGGCATCGAAAAACCTCTGTTACTGTGGATAAACGATGGTCTGATGGCAGTGTTTTTCTTTCATGTCGGGCTTGAGTTAAAAAGGGAAGTTTGCGAGGGCGAGCTATCCAATCCCAAGGAGATCGTCTTGCCCGCTGCTGGCGCTGTGGGCGGTATGGCTATTCCTGCTTTAATTTATGTCTGGATTAACTGGGGCGATAGTCAGGCAATGTCCGGTTGGGCGATTCCTGCTGCCACAGATATTGCCTTCGCGTTAGGCGTGCTGGCTTTACTGGGCAGTCGCGTACCGGCCAGTCTCAAAGTATTTCTGGTAACACTGGCCATTATTGATGACATTGGTGCCATCGTTATTATTGCGCTGTTTTATACCAGCAACATTACCGAAACCGCACTGTATATTGCAGCAGGATGTCTCATTGTATTGTGGATGATGAACCGCCGTAATGTGGTAGATTTACCCTCATACATACTTGTAGGCCTGGTGCTGTGGGTGGCACTACTTAAATCAGGTGTGCATGCCACACTTGCCGGTGTTGTACTGGCAGCGTTTATTCCTATGCGTAGCCATAATGACCCCTCACATTCACCGGTAACCAAGCTCGAACATGAGCTGAGTGCATCGGTTAGTTTTGCTATTTTACCTATTTTTGCGTTTGCCAATGCCGGCATTAATTTTGGGGCTATTCGTCCGGAAGGCATATTTCATCCGGTGACATTCGGCATATTTCTGGGTCTGACTGTGGGCAAACAGCTCGGTGTATTTACCTTTTGCTGGATTGTTGTAAAACTTGGGCTGGCAAAGTTGCCCGCTGACCTGAAGTTCCGTCATATTTATGGCTGTTCTTTGTTGTGCGGGATTGGCTTTACCATGAGTTTGTTTATCGGGGCACTGGCTTTTGAGCAATCAGGCGTCAATCGCATGTTCGATGAACGGGTAGGCATTTTGGCCGGTTCACTGGTCTCGGCTATCGCCGGATACATTGTACTGTATGTCATAGGCCGGGGTAAGGCTGAGGAAGCGGCGCAAAATGCTGAAAATGTGAATGAGCCAGAAGTAATTACCGAACCTGACTCTAACCAGCGATAA